In Candidatus Polarisedimenticolia bacterium, a single genomic region encodes these proteins:
- a CDS encoding M20/M25/M40 family metallo-hydrolase, whose protein sequence is MKKIILAAIAFPVSAALAVVSTYQPTSDARRAAQSIRADTLLGHIRFLSGDLLEGRGPASTGDRLAQAYIATQFEAEGLRPAGPSGSWLQEFELVGVDSGAPPTIQFENAGKHLSLKYSDEYIGVSGGQSATSSVHDAEVVFVGYGIVAPEYGWDDYKDVDVRGKVLLMMNNDPSADPALFAGKTRLYYGRWTYKFEMAAAKGAAGAIIIHTTESAGYPWQVVQTSWSGEQFEIPAEGGPTTAFNGWATEDASRRLAALSGKDLDALRAAAQKKDFRPVLLGTRLSLEMANKIRHVKTANVLGILPGSDPKSSKQAVVYMAHHDHLGKKEGAKAGEDAIYNGALDNASGVASLITLVRAYNALSVKPKRSILFAAVAAEEQGLLGSKYFAEHPVIEPGRMAAVINIDGISIWGPARDLTFIGKGKSTLDGKIEAIARMQGRVVKADQFPDRGYFYRSDQFNLAKIGVPAAYFESGLEIIGKPAGWGKEQYDKYESTDYHQPSDEIHSDWDLRGAVQDLQLDFYLGLDVAQSPQMPKWNAGDEFEAARLAALSKVSPR, encoded by the coding sequence ATGAAGAAGATCATCCTGGCGGCCATCGCGTTCCCGGTTTCGGCGGCCCTCGCGGTCGTCTCGACCTATCAGCCCACGAGCGATGCGCGGCGCGCGGCCCAGTCGATCCGGGCCGACACGCTGCTCGGGCATATCCGCTTCCTCTCCGGCGATCTCCTGGAAGGAAGGGGCCCCGCCTCCACCGGCGACCGGCTCGCGCAGGCCTACATCGCGACCCAGTTCGAGGCGGAAGGGCTGCGGCCGGCCGGTCCCAGCGGATCGTGGCTCCAGGAGTTCGAGCTCGTCGGGGTCGACAGCGGGGCGCCCCCGACGATCCAGTTCGAGAACGCGGGAAAACACCTGTCGCTCAAGTATTCCGACGAATACATCGGCGTTTCGGGCGGCCAGTCCGCGACTTCGAGCGTCCACGACGCCGAGGTCGTCTTCGTCGGGTACGGGATCGTCGCGCCCGAATACGGCTGGGACGACTACAAGGACGTCGACGTGCGCGGGAAGGTCCTTCTGATGATGAACAACGATCCCTCGGCGGATCCGGCGCTGTTCGCGGGCAAGACGAGGCTCTACTACGGTCGCTGGACCTATAAGTTCGAGATGGCGGCCGCCAAGGGGGCGGCCGGGGCGATCATCATCCACACGACCGAATCGGCCGGATACCCGTGGCAGGTGGTCCAGACCTCCTGGTCCGGAGAGCAGTTCGAGATTCCGGCGGAAGGCGGTCCGACGACCGCGTTCAACGGATGGGCGACGGAAGACGCCAGCAGGAGGCTGGCGGCGCTTTCGGGGAAGGACCTGGACGCGCTGAGAGCCGCGGCGCAGAAGAAGGACTTTCGGCCCGTGCTCCTGGGGACCAGGTTGTCGCTCGAAATGGCCAATAAGATCCGGCACGTGAAGACGGCCAACGTCCTCGGAATCCTGCCCGGGTCCGATCCCAAGTCGTCCAAGCAGGCGGTGGTGTACATGGCCCACCACGATCACCTTGGAAAGAAGGAAGGGGCCAAGGCGGGCGAGGACGCGATCTACAACGGGGCGCTCGACAACGCCAGCGGCGTCGCCAGCCTCATCACCCTCGTCCGCGCCTACAACGCGCTCTCGGTGAAGCCGAAGCGCTCGATCCTTTTCGCCGCCGTCGCCGCCGAGGAGCAAGGGCTCCTCGGCTCGAAATACTTCGCGGAGCATCCTGTGATCGAGCCGGGACGGATGGCCGCCGTGATCAACATCGACGGGATCTCGATCTGGGGCCCGGCTCGGGACCTCACCTTCATCGGCAAGGGGAAATCGACCCTGGACGGCAAGATCGAGGCGATCGCGAGGATGCAGGGCCGGGTGGTGAAGGCGGACCAGTTCCCCGATCGCGGGTACTTTTACCGCTCCGATCAGTTCAATCTGGCGAAGATCGGCGTGCCGGCGGCCTATTTCGAGTCGGGTCTCGAGATCATCGGCAAGCCCGCGGGGTGGGGAAAAGAGCAGTACGACAAATACGAATCCACGGACTACCACCAGCCGAGCGACGAGATTCACTCCGACTGGGATCTCCGGGGCGCCGTGCAGGATCTCCAGCTCGACTTCTATCTCGGCCTGGACGTAGCCCAGTCACCGCAGATGCCGAAGTGGAATGCGGGCGACGAATTCGAGGCGGCTCGCCTCGCGGCCTTGTCGAAGGTGTCGCCCCGATAG
- a CDS encoding pitrilysin family protein, translating into MKKTALVPAVLLVALAAFPAILLAGEEKPLPKELPPFGPDSPLPVPTIKASKLPEGLTVWLVQRPGFPMVTAILTVRGGTASDPRGMEGISDTLADTLNEGTAARTSKQIAEDLQEVGGTLSTNATSDVIQLTVAGLASGSTRLLTILADVARNASFPVQEVELAKANALQGLEVQASTPEFLAQKAFAAAVYDDHPYRTVAATPETIAAITPGILKREFLRRFRPERALLVVVGDLDAAATGKTIGKVFAGWKGQGEAPAPTPPSPGAKARQLLVVSRPGSVQSLIMLGRPTVPATDPEYFPLLVADTVFGGAFGSRLSRNIREDKGYSYGAYSSVQTREEGGLLQVRADVRNEVTAATLLEMFYELDRMGATVPTSEEVAKAKRYQGGLYLLRNQIQGAVAGTLATNWVDGLPPEALGDFVRKVNAVTVEQIRQAGRDFYASRSQTIVVVGDEAKVQSELSQFGSTRTTQP; encoded by the coding sequence ATGAAGAAGACAGCTCTAGTCCCTGCCGTTCTGTTGGTCGCACTGGCCGCTTTTCCGGCCATTCTCCTCGCCGGTGAGGAGAAGCCACTTCCCAAGGAGCTGCCGCCTTTCGGACCCGACTCGCCGCTGCCCGTCCCCACCATCAAGGCGTCGAAGCTCCCGGAAGGGCTCACGGTCTGGCTGGTCCAGCGCCCCGGTTTCCCCATGGTCACCGCGATCCTCACGGTGCGCGGCGGCACGGCCTCCGACCCGCGCGGGATGGAAGGGATCTCCGACACGCTCGCCGACACGCTGAACGAGGGCACGGCGGCTCGGACCTCGAAGCAGATCGCCGAGGATCTGCAGGAGGTCGGCGGCACTCTCTCCACCAATGCGACCTCCGACGTGATCCAGCTCACGGTTGCAGGCCTCGCGAGCGGCTCCACCCGGTTGCTGACGATTCTCGCGGACGTGGCGCGGAACGCCTCCTTTCCGGTCCAGGAAGTCGAGCTTGCCAAAGCCAACGCGCTGCAGGGCCTGGAGGTCCAGGCCTCCACTCCCGAGTTCCTCGCCCAGAAGGCCTTTGCGGCGGCGGTCTACGATGACCACCCCTACCGCACCGTCGCGGCCACTCCCGAGACGATCGCGGCGATCACCCCCGGCATCCTGAAGCGCGAGTTCTTGCGACGGTTCCGGCCAGAGCGGGCGCTCCTGGTGGTTGTGGGCGACCTGGACGCCGCCGCCACCGGCAAGACGATCGGCAAGGTGTTCGCCGGCTGGAAGGGTCAGGGCGAGGCGCCCGCACCGACCCCGCCTTCACCGGGGGCGAAGGCCCGGCAGCTCCTCGTCGTCAGCCGCCCCGGGTCGGTGCAGTCGCTCATCATGCTCGGCCGGCCCACGGTGCCGGCGACCGACCCGGAGTATTTCCCACTGCTCGTCGCCGACACCGTTTTCGGCGGAGCCTTCGGGAGCCGTCTCTCCCGCAACATCCGGGAGGACAAGGGATATTCCTATGGGGCCTACTCCAGCGTGCAGACTCGCGAGGAGGGGGGTCTCCTGCAGGTGCGGGCCGACGTGCGCAATGAAGTGACCGCCGCCACGCTGTTGGAGATGTTCTATGAGCTCGACCGGATGGGCGCCACGGTGCCGACGTCGGAGGAAGTGGCCAAGGCGAAACGCTACCAGGGGGGCCTCTACCTCCTGCGCAACCAGATCCAGGGCGCCGTCGCCGGGACCCTGGCCACCAACTGGGTAGATGGCCTGCCGCCGGAAGCGCTGGGTGATTTCGTGCGGAAAGTGAACGCCGTCACGGTCGAGCAGATCCGGCAGGCTGGGCGGGACTTCTATGCTTCCAGGAGCCAGACGATCGTGGTGGTGGGTGACGAGGCCAAGGTCCAGTCGGAGCTTTCCCAGTTCGGATCCACCCGGACGACCCAGCCTTGA
- a CDS encoding ABC transporter permease, with protein MLDDFMTELRQSARSLARTPSVTFASIACLATAIGASVAVFTIVNGVVLRTLPFPRADRLVGIWGVAPGRDTVRRAFSWPDVRDIAGIGRSLEAVVAVQNTGTGMTLTGQDDPVQVPMRIVSGNFFDVLGVSAAIGRTLTTVDDDPASPPSVVMSDGFWRRRFGADPTVVGRSLTLDGRAFLLAGVAPRWFAYPAGTDLWVTVAHAVPEYVEERGAGWMEMIGRMKKGVTPDGVRADLSTPVDEIARKFHPARGREELSVMPLARELLGDTRPALWALLAAVLVLLAVACTNVGGLLLVRGAARARDVAMRVALGAERSHLVRQAFAESSLLVAASGTLGLLLAIGLVEVAKLWGPADIPRLADVGVDGRVLAFALGLVSIVTVLCALIPALQATTADVQTVLKRGGGALSGDRAVLRRVLVSGEIALSVVLIVAAGLVGRSFLKLRAVDVGFRADRVLAFAVPQPPSRYPKAEDSLRFADRLLPRLATLPGVRRTAAVLLRPFWGTVGMDWSVIIEGQSPADARRNPLTNLEAISPGYFATLGIPLLEGRDIHADDRDGRPGVAVVGRSFARRFWPEGPVLGRRLQFPLPGSPYDKQWFTVVGIVGDAKYRGLRDPRLDLYISSAQCPYPVQTFVLRADGDPGTLAAAIRAEVRAIDRDLPIDDVVVLSDAVSQEVEHPRFTAAVFGLFATTATALAALGLGTIISWQVRQRTREIGIRVALGASSRQVMGLVMHDAALLVAGGVVAGVLAAVATTRFLRALLFEVEPGDPVSLAAAALVVASVGLISAYVPARRTSRVDPLIALREE; from the coding sequence ATGCTGGACGATTTCATGACCGAGCTCCGGCAGTCGGCACGATCCCTGGCCCGGACGCCGTCGGTGACCTTCGCTTCCATCGCCTGCCTGGCCACCGCGATCGGCGCTTCCGTCGCGGTCTTCACCATCGTGAACGGCGTCGTCCTGCGGACGCTGCCCTTCCCGCGCGCCGACCGGCTCGTCGGAATCTGGGGGGTAGCCCCGGGCCGCGACACGGTGCGGCGGGCGTTCTCCTGGCCGGATGTCCGCGACATCGCCGGCATCGGCCGCAGCCTCGAGGCCGTGGTCGCGGTGCAGAACACCGGCACCGGAATGACCCTGACGGGCCAGGACGATCCCGTGCAGGTGCCGATGAGAATCGTGTCGGGAAATTTCTTCGACGTGCTCGGCGTCTCCGCCGCCATCGGGCGGACCCTCACGACCGTCGACGATGATCCAGCGTCACCTCCCAGCGTGGTGATGAGCGACGGGTTCTGGCGCAGGCGCTTTGGCGCCGATCCGACCGTCGTCGGGCGCAGCCTGACGCTCGACGGCCGGGCGTTCCTCCTCGCGGGTGTGGCGCCGCGGTGGTTCGCCTATCCGGCGGGGACCGATCTGTGGGTGACGGTCGCGCACGCCGTCCCCGAATACGTTGAGGAGCGCGGCGCCGGATGGATGGAGATGATCGGACGGATGAAAAAGGGCGTCACGCCCGACGGCGTCCGCGCGGATCTGTCCACGCCGGTCGACGAGATCGCACGCAAGTTCCATCCTGCGCGCGGGCGGGAGGAGCTGTCGGTGATGCCGCTGGCGCGCGAGCTGCTGGGTGACACGCGTCCGGCTCTGTGGGCGCTGCTGGCCGCGGTGCTCGTGCTACTCGCGGTCGCCTGCACCAACGTCGGAGGCTTGCTCCTGGTGCGCGGCGCCGCCCGCGCCCGCGACGTCGCGATGCGCGTGGCGCTCGGCGCCGAGCGATCGCATCTCGTGCGCCAGGCGTTCGCCGAATCGTCGTTACTGGTCGCCGCGAGCGGAACGCTCGGCCTCCTGCTCGCCATCGGCCTGGTCGAAGTGGCGAAGCTGTGGGGGCCCGCCGACATCCCCCGGCTCGCCGACGTCGGCGTCGACGGACGCGTGCTCGCCTTCGCGCTCGGCTTGGTGTCGATCGTGACCGTCCTCTGCGCGCTGATTCCCGCGTTGCAGGCCACGACAGCCGACGTGCAGACCGTGCTGAAGCGAGGCGGAGGCGCGCTCTCCGGAGATCGTGCGGTGCTCCGCCGCGTGCTTGTCTCGGGGGAGATTGCGCTCTCCGTCGTGCTGATCGTTGCGGCCGGCCTCGTCGGCCGGTCTTTCCTCAAGTTGCGCGCCGTGGACGTGGGCTTCCGCGCCGACCGGGTGCTGGCCTTCGCCGTCCCGCAGCCGCCGAGCCGCTATCCAAAGGCGGAAGACAGCCTGCGGTTCGCCGACCGGCTGCTCCCGCGGCTTGCGACTCTGCCCGGCGTGCGCCGGACGGCGGCCGTGCTGCTGCGTCCGTTCTGGGGGACAGTCGGCATGGACTGGTCGGTCATCATCGAAGGCCAGAGCCCCGCGGACGCCCGGCGGAACCCGCTCACGAATCTCGAAGCCATCTCCCCCGGTTACTTCGCCACGCTGGGTATTCCCTTACTCGAAGGACGGGACATCCATGCCGACGATCGCGACGGCCGGCCCGGGGTGGCCGTCGTGGGCCGGAGCTTCGCCCGACGGTTCTGGCCCGAGGGCCCGGTACTCGGGCGGCGCCTGCAGTTTCCGCTGCCCGGCTCGCCCTACGACAAGCAGTGGTTCACGGTCGTCGGCATCGTCGGCGACGCGAAGTATCGCGGCTTGCGCGACCCGCGGCTCGATCTCTACATCAGTTCGGCGCAATGCCCCTACCCGGTGCAAACGTTCGTGCTGCGCGCCGACGGCGATCCGGGGACGCTGGCGGCCGCCATTCGCGCCGAAGTCCGCGCCATCGATCGGGACCTGCCGATCGACGACGTCGTGGTGCTCAGCGACGCCGTGTCGCAGGAGGTCGAGCACCCGCGCTTCACGGCGGCGGTCTTCGGCCTGTTTGCGACCACGGCCACCGCGCTCGCGGCCCTCGGGCTCGGAACGATCATCTCGTGGCAGGTGCGGCAGCGGACTCGCGAGATCGGGATCCGCGTGGCCCTCGGCGCCTCGTCCCGCCAGGTGATGGGGTTGGTGATGCACGATGCGGCGCTCCTCGTCGCGGGCGGCGTCGTGGCGGGCGTGCTCGCCGCGGTCGCCACGACGCGATTTCTGCGCGCGCTGCTCTTCGAGGTCGAGCCGGGGGATCCGGTGAGCCTCGCCGCAGCCGCGCTGGTCGTGGCATCCGTGGGGTTGATCAGCGCCTACGTTCCCGCCCGCCGCACGAGCCGCGTCGATCCTCTGATCGCCTTGCGGGAAGAATGA
- a CDS encoding prolyl oligopeptidase family serine peptidase — MPNMKAAALYRPFVVWTECIIGLAAALLLLSSAPPDPLPPPGKPPIAPVRKVVDDYFGIKVTDPYRYLENLQDQEVQAWLKAQNDFTKATLGRQRARASLLARVKELDESAPGRVGGIRRLPAGPIFYLKALSKESVFKLVMRDHGAGEERVLVDPEGMADGGPPHTIDYYTPSDDGNYVAYGVSPGGSGESVMRILDTPTRQNTAEIIDRAEFGDHIGWRPDGRSFFYNRLQATPTNSPPSEKYLRSRVYLHVVGADPAKDVPAFGFGVSPRVRLEPADIPWIMTAPGSRHVLGIVQHGVQNEVTVYVAPLDSVATPDTPWRKVCDVEDDVTSVALRGDDLYLMTHKNASRFKVIHTRASKPDLGRADVILAPSEAVVTDLAVAHDALYVRIRDGAGGRLLRVPFAAGAKPEPVELPSDTSIGIEPSDPRIPGVVFIGMGWTRAPRVFAYDPRTKRVANLGLLPAGTFDSPPSLEALEVKVRSADGTMIPLSIIHTRGLTLDGSHPTRLYGYGAYGISIDPYYDPKSLAWLERGGVYAVAHVRGGGEYGEDWHQAGRKLTKPNSWRDFIACAEYLIARKFTSPAHLAAEGRSSGGALVGRVITERPDLFGAAILEAGDTDSLRTELMETGPANIPEFGTVKERDGFKALYDMSAYAHVIEGARYPAVMLLTGIKDHNVAPWQPAKMAARLQAATTGGRPVLLRVEYESGHGIASTRKQWQEQLADKLAFLFWQLDPTAPP, encoded by the coding sequence ATGCCCAACATGAAAGCTGCGGCGCTTTATCGTCCTTTCGTTGTATGGACCGAGTGCATCATTGGGCTCGCCGCGGCGTTGCTTCTCCTCTCGTCGGCCCCGCCAGACCCGTTGCCGCCGCCAGGAAAGCCCCCCATCGCACCCGTCCGAAAAGTGGTGGATGATTACTTCGGAATCAAGGTCACCGATCCCTACCGCTACCTGGAAAACCTTCAGGATCAGGAAGTGCAAGCCTGGTTGAAAGCCCAGAACGATTTCACGAAGGCCACGCTCGGGCGCCAACGGGCCCGCGCCAGCCTGTTGGCTCGCGTGAAGGAGCTCGACGAGTCGGCGCCCGGCCGCGTGGGCGGCATCCGCCGCCTGCCGGCCGGCCCGATTTTCTATCTGAAGGCGTTGTCGAAGGAATCGGTATTCAAGCTCGTCATGCGGGATCACGGCGCCGGCGAGGAGAGGGTTCTGGTGGACCCGGAGGGAATGGCCGACGGCGGCCCGCCGCACACGATCGATTATTACACGCCGTCGGATGACGGAAACTACGTTGCCTACGGAGTGTCGCCGGGCGGCTCGGGAGAGTCCGTCATGCGGATCCTTGACACGCCCACCCGGCAGAACACGGCCGAGATCATCGATCGGGCCGAGTTCGGCGATCACATCGGTTGGCGGCCGGATGGCCGGTCATTCTTTTACAATCGGCTTCAGGCGACCCCGACCAATTCGCCGCCCAGTGAGAAGTATCTCAGGAGCAGAGTCTACCTCCATGTCGTTGGAGCGGATCCCGCGAAGGATGTGCCCGCGTTCGGCTTCGGGGTCTCGCCGCGCGTGAGGCTGGAACCGGCGGACATCCCCTGGATCATGACCGCACCCGGATCGCGCCATGTGCTGGGTATCGTGCAACACGGAGTGCAAAACGAGGTCACGGTCTACGTCGCGCCGCTCGATTCGGTCGCCACCCCGGACACCCCCTGGCGCAAGGTCTGCGACGTTGAGGATGACGTCACCAGCGTCGCGCTGCGCGGCGACGATCTCTACTTGATGACTCACAAGAACGCCTCGCGCTTCAAGGTGATCCACACCCGGGCGTCGAAACCCGATCTGGGTCGCGCTGACGTGATCCTGGCTCCTTCCGAGGCGGTAGTTACGGATCTCGCCGTGGCGCACGATGCCCTCTACGTCCGGATCCGCGATGGAGCCGGCGGCCGACTCCTGAGGGTCCCCTTCGCAGCCGGGGCCAAGCCCGAGCCCGTAGAACTGCCCTCGGACACTTCCATCGGGATTGAGCCGAGCGACCCCCGGATCCCGGGCGTCGTCTTTATCGGGATGGGATGGACACGAGCCCCCCGGGTCTTCGCCTACGATCCTCGGACGAAACGCGTGGCCAATCTGGGTCTTCTGCCCGCCGGAACGTTCGACTCCCCTCCCTCCCTTGAAGCGTTGGAAGTGAAGGTGCGCAGCGCCGACGGCACGATGATTCCTCTTTCCATCATCCACACCCGCGGGCTGACGCTCGACGGTTCGCACCCGACGCGGCTGTACGGCTACGGCGCCTATGGAATATCGATCGACCCCTACTACGACCCGAAGTCTCTCGCCTGGCTCGAGAGAGGCGGCGTTTACGCGGTCGCGCACGTGCGCGGTGGCGGCGAATACGGCGAAGACTGGCACCAGGCGGGCCGAAAGCTCACCAAGCCCAACAGCTGGCGCGATTTCATCGCGTGCGCCGAATATCTGATCGCCCGGAAGTTCACGTCACCGGCGCATCTCGCCGCCGAGGGCAGAAGCTCGGGCGGCGCCCTGGTCGGGCGGGTCATCACCGAGCGGCCGGATCTCTTCGGGGCCGCGATCCTAGAGGCCGGCGACACCGACTCCTTGCGGACCGAGCTCATGGAGACCGGCCCGGCGAACATCCCCGAATTCGGCACGGTGAAAGAGCGCGACGGATTCAAGGCTCTCTACGACATGAGCGCCTACGCGCATGTCATCGAGGGCGCGCGCTACCCGGCCGTCATGCTGCTCACGGGGATCAAGGACCACAACGTGGCTCCTTGGCAGCCGGCCAAGATGGCTGCCCGCCTGCAGGCGGCGACCACCGGTGGCAGACCCGTCCTGCTGCGCGTCGAATACGAGAGCGGGCACGGCATCGCGTCCACGAGGAAGCAGTGGCAAGAACAGCTGGCGGACAAGTTGGCGTTCCTCTTCTGGCAACTCGACCCAACCGCGCCGCCCTAG
- a CDS encoding pitrilysin family protein encodes MMRRAWLALPLLLGGVLLAPAGPAAAHAARWQIPIEVKKFPNGLTVVVSQDHSAPTFGLCLAFRIGFRLEPKGRTGFAHLFEHMMFEGTPNAPKGVFDRVIEGGGGVNNGSTRYDYTNYIETAPVSALDPILWLEADRMKTLDFSEKNLKNQQEVVKEEIRVNVKNRPYGIFFWTDVAGKAFDKWENSHDGYGSFEDLDAAKLADVEAFFKSYYGPNNAILAIVGDVKPAEVFGKVEKYFGGIPARQTPQPPDVSEAMNQGERTLEQTDPLARVPGIAVAWKMPARGSRDHVPAAVLADLLVGGEASRFYQVLVKGKEILLSVQGGLNWPLGTPWDYNGPTLLDIFAIYKPTTDARTVVDAMNGEIEKVAREGVPAGELARTKTKMAADLYSTLELPLNRSTALCLAQLFTGNAASINELPGRIETVTSADLQRVAATYLTAANRTVVDRKPAPQTAAADPAADPR; translated from the coding sequence ATGATGCGTAGAGCCTGGCTGGCACTTCCCCTGCTGCTCGGCGGCGTCCTTCTCGCCCCGGCGGGACCGGCAGCGGCCCACGCGGCACGCTGGCAGATCCCCATCGAGGTCAAGAAGTTTCCGAACGGCCTGACCGTGGTCGTCTCACAGGATCATTCCGCCCCGACCTTCGGTCTCTGCCTGGCATTCCGGATCGGGTTCCGGCTCGAGCCGAAAGGGCGAACGGGGTTCGCCCATCTCTTCGAGCACATGATGTTCGAGGGAACGCCCAACGCCCCCAAGGGAGTCTTCGACCGGGTGATCGAAGGCGGCGGCGGGGTCAACAACGGCTCCACCCGGTACGATTACACCAACTACATCGAGACGGCGCCGGTTTCGGCGCTGGATCCGATCCTGTGGCTGGAGGCGGATCGGATGAAGACCCTGGATTTCTCCGAGAAGAACCTCAAGAACCAGCAGGAAGTGGTCAAGGAGGAAATCCGGGTCAACGTCAAGAACCGGCCCTACGGCATCTTCTTCTGGACCGACGTGGCCGGCAAGGCCTTCGACAAGTGGGAGAACTCGCACGACGGTTACGGCTCGTTCGAGGATCTGGACGCGGCGAAGCTCGCAGACGTCGAGGCGTTCTTCAAGAGCTACTACGGGCCCAACAACGCCATTCTGGCCATCGTGGGCGACGTCAAGCCGGCGGAGGTTTTCGGAAAGGTCGAGAAGTACTTTGGAGGAATTCCGGCGCGCCAGACTCCGCAGCCTCCGGACGTCTCCGAGGCGATGAACCAGGGCGAGCGGACCCTGGAGCAGACCGATCCCCTGGCCCGGGTTCCGGGGATCGCGGTGGCCTGGAAAATGCCGGCGCGCGGGAGCCGGGACCACGTCCCCGCGGCCGTCCTGGCCGACTTGCTCGTGGGCGGCGAAGCCTCCCGCTTCTACCAGGTGCTGGTGAAAGGGAAAGAGATCCTCCTGAGCGTCCAGGGAGGCCTCAACTGGCCGCTCGGGACGCCGTGGGACTACAACGGGCCGACGCTGCTGGACATCTTCGCCATCTACAAACCGACCACCGACGCCCGGACCGTCGTCGACGCCATGAACGGAGAGATCGAAAAGGTGGCTCGGGAAGGTGTACCGGCCGGCGAGCTGGCCCGGACGAAGACCAAGATGGCGGCCGATCTCTACTCGACGCTGGAGCTGCCCCTGAACCGCTCCACCGCCCTTTGCCTGGCCCAGCTCTTCACCGGGAACGCAGCGTCCATCAACGAGCTGCCCGGCCGGATCGAGACGGTGACCTCGGCCGACCTCCAGCGCGTGGCGGCCACCTATCTGACGGCGGCCAACCGGACGGTGGTCGATCGCAAACCGGCCCCGCAGACCGCCGCCGCGGATCCTGCCGCCGACCCGAGATAG